The Panthera leo isolate Ple1 chromosome A3, P.leo_Ple1_pat1.1, whole genome shotgun sequence genome contains the following window.
CAGTGACAATTGGTGCTCAAGGATTTTATAAACCATCTCAGATGGttatatgtgtgggttttttaatgtttatttttgaaagcgagaaagagtgtgaatgggggaagggaagagagagagggagacacagaatccgaagcagcctccaagctctggacacagagcccgacgtggggcttgaactcatgaactgtgagatcatgaccttgaggcgaagtcggacgcttaaccgactgagccacccaggcgcccctggttagaTGTGTTTAAAGATGGACATTCTCAGATTTCCCCAGGTGGGATGTTCTGGGGACTCCAGCTCTGGatttacagttttctttctgtctgacATAGAGTCAAGGCTTCAGGCCTGTCTTGTGCTTAGGACAAAGGTATCACCAAAGGAGAAAGCTGAAAAAGAAGTTAAGAGCTATAGTCAACAATTCTgttattataaacttcaaaatagCTCAGAGGCTAGATCTTAGAGTTTCTAACCACAGAAGGGAAgtgataattatgtgatgtgatagagGTATTAGCTAATGCTACAGTGGCAGTCATATTGCCATGTAtgaatgtatcaaatcaacagaTTGTACACCTTTAACTTACACAACAttataggtcaattatatcttaataaaaagaaaggaagattaaTTAAGGGCTTGAGGCCTAGCATgatgcaaatatatatgtgtgtgtgtgtgtgtgtgtgtatacgcacacatgtatatattttttaagatttcttttttttatttaaatttttttgaatgtttgtttattttgagagagagagagagagagcacgtgcagggaaggagcagagagagagggagagaatcgcaagcaggctctgagctgtcagcgcagagcccgatgcgggccccATCTCATGAACTGgaaaatcatgacccgagcggaaaccatgagtcagatgcttaacccactgagcagccacccaggtgccccgcaaatacatttttaaagtacgACGTGGGCCACAACAGTGGGCACAACGGACCAAGTCTTTAGTCTCATCAAACAGGCATTCTAGTGGAAAAATTGACAGTAAATATGTAACATGAAACTGGGTGGTTATAAATGCAATGCAGAAAAGCGTAGCAGTAGGAGGGTGCCAGTGAAGAGCGGCTCCGCCTGAAATGGAGGGGGGATGTTCAGGGAGAGGCCGTAATGACTGTGTGCAGATTTGAGGAGGAGTGTCCCCAGCAGAGGGAACTGCAGAGGCAAATGCCAGGAGGTAGGAACCTGCCTGGCATGTTGTAGAAAAAGCTGAGTAAGCAAGGGAGAGAAGAGCTTAGGGGTTCTAGAGGTGGCCAGCCGCTGCCACACGTGTATTTCAGTGTACTTTCAGGAGTGTATCTGTTGGGTGACTTCTTGGCAGTGCAGTTGTTGACTATGTGCCTTTGCCAGATTTTCTCCCCCAAAGCTTAATCTTTCTGATCTTTAGTTTTCCTGGTAAATTAAAGGCTTCGATAGCAATCCCCCACTTCAGAGTACTTTGGGATCATCAAGCAAAATATTGGATTTGAGCTAGGTATACACTAAGGGGCTGTACATGTGGTAGTTATGAATTAATTGAATTGGCTAGGAAGTGGCCTTTTTCTAGGGCCTTTATGGCCAGGGTTTCCTGGTGtcttgccttttttatttccctatgGCTTCCTTGCTCAGTCTGATTTTGACGATAAAAGATTTCCTCCCTTTGTTTACATGGTTTATTTTGCTGCGGACAGgctttaggattgtttttctggAGTGAGATGGGAGTGGGGGTTGGGTTTAGGGTATTACTTCAGGGCCCTCCCTGGATGGTGGTGGATATCTTCTTATTCTTTAATTAGTCATCTTCTGGAAGACTAAGAAGTGGAAAATTTTAAAGTGGTTTCCAAATTGTGACTCTAGGCTGTAGTCTGAGGTTAAACACTGAGAAGCCCAGGTTGCTGGCGACACTTTGTTTTCAGGAATTGGAGCTCGCAAGCAGAACAAAGCAGCCCCCACAGGGGAGTGATCGCAGGGCTTGTGAGGAGCTTTGCCCGGCCCCTCTGGAAGTAACTTGTGAATCATAGAGGCCAACTGTTTAGTCCATCTTGGTTTACGTCCTGAAAGCAGGTTCTCTATGGCAGCGCTGGCCAGTGCAACTATCTAGGTAGACGGAGATGGTCTCTgatctgtgctgtccagtacCGTGGCCACTGGACCCATGTGGCTGTCGAGGATTCAGAACagctagtgcaactgaggaacagaattttaaattttgtttagttttaattaattaaaacctaAGAGGGTgctgggagaaagaaagaaagaaactttaaatagCCACACATCTTTATGGTTACGTATTGCCCAGCGCAGTTCTAGGCTGTTGCCCTTACGCCCAGCCTGACGTCGAGCTCCCCGATGTTGCTCCAGGAATCTGAGGCCTTACTCTTGCCTCTGATCAGGGACCCCCAGCCCCAAGTCCATAAAGTCCTTTCTGTTGTCTCTAGTTTCCTTCGTACTTTCTGGAGGGGTGAACACTCCTGTTGTACAATAAATAGAACGTGCTGTCACGTTCTCCAGTCGTTTCCTTTCTGCATCTTCTCCGCAGCTGGGTTGAGATCTTCCTGGAACCGGCCACGTCTTTGTGTATCCCTTTTGTCCGTTGATGCCTACTGCCAATTGATTACTGATTTGTCCTTTTTAACTGCTTTCTCCCCTGTTTCCCAGGTGCCTTGAAGAAGAGTCTCACAGCTGATCAGGTCCGGGCTGATTTCATAACTCTGGGTAGGTCATCACCGAGGGAGGTTGCTCAGGGTGACAGGCCCAGTGGCTCTTTATGATGTTAAaatctccttctcttctcttataGGTCTTAGTGAGGAGAAAGCCACTTACTTTTCTGAAAAGGTATCATAATTCCTCTTAATCAAGGTTAATTAagattgtttgcttttatttcatgaatagaaacaaatgagaaatgcCGACTAAGGAGAAACCACTCATCATTATGTGTCATTTCCCCAGCTTACtggttttcatttgatttcatgCAAATAACATACATACAACATTTAAACGGCACTATTTGGTGCATCTCTAATTTTTTGCCTCTGATTTGTCTGACTTTAATTGTCATACAGTTTTTGTTCCAATTTGGAACAAATCttggaatgaaagaaaacatttaggggcacctgggtggcttagttggttgagtttccgactttagctcaggtcatgatctcgtggttcgtgagttcgagccctgtgtcggctctctcctgtcagcatggagcctgctttggatcctctgtccccctctgcctctcaaaagtaaataaaacattaaaagaagaaaaacatttatatcaccttctgcccctctttGCTTCCCACATCCCCCAGATCTGTGCCTATAGGCCAGGCCCTTAGTTCTGCATTCTTCGCCTTGtctgtataaataaatacattgccGTGCTGGGGGCAGAATGAAGAAGGGGGATTTTCCCCATTGTTATGACTTtggctttttgcttttgtttcagtgGAAGCAGAATGCCCCCACCCTTGCTCGATGGGCCATAGGACAGACTCTGATGATTAACCAGCTTATAGATATGGAGTGGAAATTTGGAGGTAACTAGTTAGAGCCAGTCCTGGGTCATTTGGGGGATGTAGGGCGGGGGTGCAGAGGCTTTCAGATAGCTTCCAGGGGGAGGACAGGTCCTCAGTCCTCAAAGACGATTGGGGCCAGCAGCGGCTGCTCTGTATTGCCATTGGGCAGCTGTTTCTATCCATGGCTCTCAGTAAGTTGACTTCCTGAAGAGCAAATTTTGCTGTCCTCATACTCGTCCCCACACGGCTTCTGCTGGACAGCCTGCAAGATTGGGGTGTTCAGAGTCCGTTGTCAACCCATCACTTATTACTTTTCTCTCTTGTGTCACAGTGACATCCGGGAGCAGTGAACTGGAAAAAGTGGGAAGTATTTTTTTACAAGTAAGTTTCCTGATCTGTGAAAATGGGTAGATTTTTGACTTGGTTGATAATTATAAAATcgacattggattttttttaatacccaaTTTGGATGTGGAGGTCCTGTGTATCTCCGAGCAGTATTGTCAGCCAAAAATGTGGCCACTGACACGCCTACTCTCGGATTAATAGGATCCTGACATTGTTCTTAAAAGCTCGATTGTTCTGTAATCATGCAAATTGTTAGAAGTTTCAGTGATAGACGCCCAGACCGCTCCCGTCTGACTCTCAAGTCCGAAGCTGGATGCTTTGATATTTAAGTGGAAGGATTTCAAGAATTTCTTTGCCCAGTTGtcatcattttaatttcagctttttatttcttctttttttaatcagttaaaGTTGGTGGTTAAGAAAGGAAATCAAACTGAAAACTTGTACATAGGTGAGTCCAAATTCCCATTTGAGCCTTTTCACTTTTCCCGCGTTCTCTTCAGTCTGTGGGCTCGTGAAGCACCACAAATCATTTCTTCTAGCACAAAGTCATAACCGAGCTGTGGAGTAGCCATTCCGCTGCCTCTCCTCTCGTAAATAATAAGCCGTCGGCAGGTTGGAGACCCCACAGTTGAAGGGCCTCTTTGAAAAAGGGAAAGCGCAGGGAGAAGGGACGGCAAGACTGAAGAGCAAGCAGCCCTTGCGTCAGAAGTCGCGTTGAGCGTCCTGACTAATGCCCTTTCATCTCTTTGTGCTGTGGAGTTAGGCCGCTTTTAAATTCTGTATGGAGCTGAGAGAACCCTTCTCTGTTCAAGGCTCTCAGTTCTTTATTATGGTCAATTACCCATCAAGAGCTGCTTAGATGTACTaagtcaaaaaagaaacagaaaaaactcTTTGGGTGGAAATTCGTTTTCTCAGATGATTCTGTGGAGTTGGAAACATGTACCTGAAGCTGAATTTTCTCTCCCCAGAATTAACCTTGCCCCAGTTCTACAGCTTCCTGCACGAGATGGAGCGGGTCAGAGCCAGCATGGAGTGTTTCAGCTGATGTCtggcccccttccctgccccctccccttccatgGGTGGCTGCTCTGAGAGGCGCCTCACCCACAGGCCTGTGGGGTGCTGATAACAGCCCTGCTTGCTTCTCGGGAGCCCAGGTGCAAAGGTTTCTGGAAAACAACAGGATTAAGTACTTAAAGAGCCCTACACGATTACTCTGTGAATCCTTTGTGAAGGGAACCTCCAGCACCTATATCTCCCAGGACACTTTTTAGGTATTCAGACAGGCTATTGCTTCTCAGATTCAGGGGAGGAAATAAGTTGTCACTTCCCCATCAAAGTTTCAGAGTAAACAGATGGTGCCATCACTCAAGATGCCCGCTgatcaccctcccctccaaaaaGCAAGGGCTTATTTATGGCTGAGGAAGAGGCGGACTCGATGGCTGACACACGTGGGgaggcccagcaatctgtgcGCACCCTGCCtcggtggtggtggcggtggtggtggtgcatGGCTAATCAGTTTTGAACGGGGCACCTGTGTATAAATACTTGCTTCGTCTGCTCAGAAAAGAACCGAGGCCAACCTCTGTCCTCGTTTCGGGTTGTGCCCTGTTGTGTTGTAATGAGGCTATTTTAGCTTGTTTTGGTTCAGGCTGACCTTCTCTGTTGGTTAGATGTTGAATAAAAAAGGTTCTGAAGAAAAGGTGTGAATCCAGTTGTCTCTGTGCATGGATGAAAGAGTCATCTGCCTCGCAGAACACTGTTGCTCTAATCTGCAACGTTTATTTTCCCAGTTTTAGGGAAGGCCCTGCGTCTTCTGTGAAACTGTTGTCCAAAGTTGGAATCTGTAAGAGCAGTTCAGGGGAGATTCAGGttaaaaacattacaaagatCGTAGTGTATGAATGCTTTGTGTTCCCCTGACTCTGGGCTCCCACCTCGTATGTGAtttctcccctcctgcctcatcccttcttgggaatttttttaaattgagcatAGATGATACATAGCCGTGATTGTGTAATGGTTAGTACTCTGCGTTGTGAGTAGATCATACGTGCCCGTGGTTCAGAAGGTACATTGTGAAGTAGTTTGTGCCTCACGCCCATTCCCTAGTTCCCTGTTGCCTttccccagaggtaaccactgttaCAGTTTATTCTGTGCCCTTCTGGACTCTTTTCTTGCGTTTGCAAATACACAGGCATAGGGTCTGATTTTCTTCCCACACAAGTGGGAAGTACACACAGCATCCTgcgtcttgcttttttttctacttacCCTGGAAATCGTTCCACATCAGAACAGAGAGAGCAGTCCTCTGTAACAAGTGCACCATGTTTCTTCACATGGATGATTTATTTAACCGGTTTCCTGCTGGTAGGTGTTTAGGTTGgttccattctttttctcatattaatGATGCTGCATCTGAATATTTTTATAGGTATGTCATTTTGCATGTGTGGAAGCGTATTTATAAGGTAAACAAATggatgtggaattgctgggtcaaagaatATGTGCATTTATCAAAGAgtatgaaaaggaataaaacaaaaagttcttCTGCCTTATCCCATTTACTCAGTTTCCCTACTACTCTCCTCCAACAGATAATCCCTGctgttagtttcttttttgtttttaatttttttaatgttttattttatttttgagagagaaagagagaacacgaacgagttggggaggggcagagagagagggagacacagaatctgaagcaggctctgagctgtcagcgcagagccatgagatcgtgatctaaGCCGATGTCAGACATcaatttaaccagctgagccacccaggcgccccatgctgtTAGTTTCTTAAGTGTCCTTCCAGAGGGTTTTTCCCCAACATATAACCAATgagaatttaaatgtttactctttttgttttatatacagaTGATTATACACTGTATGTACTATCCTTAATATATCTTGGAGAACTTTCCATGTCAGTATATAAAGTGCATTCTTTCCTGTGGCTGTAGCATATTCACAGAACCGTAGACAGACAGATTGATTGACTTTCAAggattggctcacatga
Protein-coding sequences here:
- the COMMD7 gene encoding COMM domain-containing protein 7 isoform X2, producing the protein MGRLHCTQDPVPEAVGGDMQQLNQLGAQQFSALTEVLFHFLTEPKEVERFLAQLSEFATTNQISLGPLRSIVKSLLLVPNGALKKSLTADQVRADFITLGLSEEKATYFSEKWKQNAPTLARWAIGQTLMINQLIDMEWKFGVTSGSSELEKVGSIFLQLKLVVKKGNQTENLYIGMSFCMCGSVFIR
- the COMMD7 gene encoding COMM domain-containing protein 7 isoform X1, whose protein sequence is MGRLHCTQDPVPEAVGGDMQQLNQLGAQQFSALTEVLFHFLTEPKEVERFLAQLSEFATTNQISLGPLRSIVKSLLLVPNGALKKSLTADQVRADFITLGLSEEKATYFSEKWKQNAPTLARWAIGQTLMINQLIDMEWKFGVTSGSSELEKVGSIFLQLKLVVKKGNQTENLYIELTLPQFYSFLHEMERVRASMECFS